Genomic DNA from Thiovulum sp. ES:
CACTTGAAGCGACTGTTCGATATTTAGCTGTTGATTTAGGAAAAGATGGAATGCGAATTAATGCACTTTCTGCTGGACCAATCAAAACTCTTGCAGCAAGTGGAATTGATGATTTCCGAAATCTTATGAACTGGAATCGAGACCACTCCCCGCTTAATAAAAATGTTACAACCGATGAGGTTGGGAAAAGTGCAATGTATCTCCTTTCCGATCTTTCAAGCGGTGTAACAGGTGAAGTTCATTATGTTGATGCGGGATATAATATTATTGGAATGCCACTAAATTCGGTTACTGAATAGTTTTGCTAATAGATTTTGAGCGAGTCGAGAAAATTAAAAAAACTCTTCTCGAAAAATATCCACACAATATCGCAAAAAGTGAATTGAATTTTCAGAATAATTTTCAATTAATTGTTGCGGTTGTTCTTTCTGCACAATGCACGGATAAACGGGTGAATTTAATCACCCCGCAACTTTTCCAAAAATTTCCAACTCCGCAAAAAATGGCAAAAGCAGATTTTTCTGAAGTCCGAAGCTTAATTAGTTCGTGTAATCTTTTTCAAAACAAATCAAAATATCTGATAAATCTCTCAAACCAACTTTTAGAAAATTTCAGTGGTGAAGTTCCGTTAAATCAAAAAGATTTGATGTCGCTTTCTGGAGTCGGACAAAAAACCGCAAATGTAGTTTTAATTGAGGGTGGTGGGGCGAATTTGATGGCGGTCGATACTCATGTTTTTCGTGTTTCTCACCGTTTAGAATTGTCTTCGGCAAAAACTCCAGAAAAAACAGAGAGTGATTTAAGTGAGCTTTTCCGAACAGATTTGGGACAATTGCACCAAGCTTTTGTGCTTTTTGGTCGCTATATTTGTAAGGCAAGAGAGCCAGATTGTGGAAATTGCTTTTTTTCAGATTTATGTAATTTCAGAAAAAACGATTTGATAAAATAGCACATTACTGAAAAGGACAAAAGATGTTTAGAGCTTTATACAGTGCCGCAACAGGAATGATGGCACAACAGACTCAAATCGATACAACTTCAAATAATATAGCCAATGTAAATACAATCGGTTACCGAAAATTGAGAGCAGAATTTGCTGACTTGATGTATCAAACAGCAGAACATGCGGGGACGGCTACAAGTTCTACGACAAATTCTCCAACTGGTATCCAAGTGGGTCTTGGTGTTCGTCCAACTGCTGTAACAAAAATTCACTCGCAAGGAAACTTTCAGGAAACTGGAAATAATCTTGACATGGCAATCACGGGAAAAGGTTTTTTTCAAATCGAACTACCTGATGGAACAGTTGCATATTCTCGAAATGGTGCTTTTAAAATTAATCAAGACGGTCAAGTTGTAAATTCTGATGGTTACAAATTGATTCCTGAAATTGTTCTTCCTGAAGATACGACTGATGTAAATATTGGTGCAGACGGAATTGTTTCAGTTATTCAAGCGGGAGCTACGGAATCTCAACAAATCGCACAAATCGAATTAGCAAACTTTGTGAATCCCGCAGGTCTTCATGGAATGGGAGATAACTTGATGAAAAATACAGATGCTTCTGGTGATCCAATTATTTCAACTCCTGGAATTGATGGGCTTGGAAATATTCGTCAAGGATTTGTTGAAATGAGTAATGTTCAGCTTGTTGTTGAATTGACTGACCTTATTACTGGACAGAGAGCTTACGAGGCAAACAGTAAAGCAATTACAACTTCAGACGAAATGCTACAAACAGTAAACGGACTTAAAAGATAATTGGGAATTTTGTCGGACTTTTCCGGCAATTTTACCGAAAAACTTTCAATAAAAAATATTTTTTTCTATAATTTCTAAAACTTCAAAAGGATTTCTTTGGAACAAAAAAAAGAGGTAAATAAAGAAGAAAACTTAGTAAAAAAGACTTGCAAGGAACTTGGAATCACTCAAAAAGAACTTGCCGAAATTTTCGGTGTTACTCCTCACACTGTTACAAATTGGGTTCGTGGCAGAATGGAAGAACTTCACAAAAAAGCTTTACATGGTTTGATTTGTGAAAAAAAATATAAAGAAATAAGAGTTAATCTAAAAAACATCATAGAATAAATTTGACAAAAATAATGAATTTACAGTAAAATGCCAAAGTCAAGAGAAAAATGTAATCTCACCTCCATAAATCTCTTGAGTAGAAAGACAAGGAATAATTAATGTCTCCCAACATTTTAACTAAGATTTTTGAAGACAAACCTATTTATTTTGAGAAAATAAACGGTGAAGTTTTTTTAAATGCCACAAAAACTGCTAAACAATTTCCAACAAATAAAGGAAATAGCAAAGATTTAAGTGAGTGGCTGAACTCAAAATCAACAAAAGATTACATCGAAACTTACAAAAAGAGTGTTCCCGAAAAAATCGGCAACACTTTAGTTAAAACAATCAAAGGCAATTTTGCTGACAAAAGAGTGCAGGGAACTTGGCTACACTCAAAATTAATCATATTTTTTGCTCGATGGCTTTCAACAGAATTTGCTGTTTGGTGTGATTTGACAATTGAGGAAATTTTACAAACTGGTTCTTACTCTTTGCAAAATGAAACTTCAGAAATTGAAAATTTTCCACTTTCTGAAATGCTTTCGGAAACAGAAACAGCTTTGAAAATTGTTGATTTAGTTGAAAAAGAGAAACCTTTTAAATTGCTTCTTTTGGAAAAGATTTTGAAAGAGAAATCACCAACAAAAATTTTGCAAATAGACTTTTCAAAATCATATTTTTTGCCGACGGAACTTGGTATTTTGATTGGAGTTTCTGGAGCAGAAATGAACTTGATTTTGGAGAAAAAAGGCTTTCAATTTCGAGATGAAAAAGGGGTTTGGAAACCGACCTCATCGACAAAAGAATTTTGTCTTGAAATTGGAAATCAATTCAACCAAATCAAGTGGAAATTAGAAGTTTTAATTTAAATAATTTAATTTAAACTCTTTTTGATAGAATCACGGACTTAAAAAAAATTCGGAGTATTCCCATGGCAAGAAGATGCGATATTAGTGGTAAAGGTCCAATGACTGGAAACAATGTTAGCCACGCTCAAAACAAAACAAAAAGAAGATTTCTTCCAAACCTACGAAGTGTTAAAGTTACACTCGAAGATGGTTCTGTAAAAAGAATTAAAGTTTCTGCAAAAGAGTTAAGAACTCTTAAGAAAAAAGGTCTAATCTAATTTTAAATTAGAGGTTTCAGATGAAAATTTCTAAGAGCTTCCTAGAATTCCTTGAAAGTCGTGGTCAATTTAAGCCAAAAGAGGACCTTTTTCTAGGTCAAGCTCTCTATTATGAGTTAAGACACTTTAGATTACCTATAATTATTACAGTCTTAACTATGCTTTTTGGCTCTATCGGGTATATGTTAATTGATAATTTTTCCCTGATGGATGCCATTTACCAAACTGGAATCACTTTTACAACAGTTGGTTTTGGTGAAATTGCCCCTGTATCTACACTTGGAAGAATATTTACAATAACTCTTATCGTTGTTGGATTTGCTACTTTTACATTGGCAGTCGGAACAGCAATTAATGTAGTTACACACGGTCAAATAAGTAATATTATTAAGGTTCGCGGTATGTTGCTTCAAATTGCAAGAATTAAAAAACATTTTGTCCTCTACTATGTCAATGATTACACAATCGAAATCGCTAACAATTTACGAAAAAATCACATTCCTTTTGTTGTTGTTGATCCTCGTTCAGATTTAGATGAAATTGCACGAAAACACAAATTTCCATACTATTACCAAACTGAACCGCACACAGAATTAGCAATTAAACGGGTAAATTTAGGAATGGCAAGAGGTATTATCACCCTTTCTGAAAAAGAGGCTGACAATATTGCAATTATTGTTTCAATTCGTCTTTTTGAACAAGAACACCGAAAACATCGACCTTACCAAATTATTTCAAGCTCAAAAAATCCCTCAAGTGCCGACAAATTAAAAAAACTCGGTGCAAACTCTGTTGTTGTTCCAACTCGAATTACAGCACAAAGAATTAGCACGATGGCGGTATCTCCAGATTTGGAAAATTTGCTTGAAAGTTTTCTTTATGCAAACGAGACGGCTCTTGATATGGAAGAAGTTTTTGTTCCAAAATATAGCTGGATGGTTTTACAGAGACTAAAAGAAGCAGATTTAAAAGAGATTACAAATGTTGCTGTTGTAGGTTTGCGAAATAAAGAAGGGAAATTTACAGCAATGCCAAAAGATGAAATCTTAATTACAGCAGAGTCATATTTACTCCTAATCGGAAGAGTAAATGATTTGAAATATGCTAAAAGAATCGTTCATCGTATAGAAGCTCCAATCGAGTTAAAAATTGTAGAAAAATAAGTTTCAGTTTTTTTGGTTTGTTAGAATTCCAAAAAAGAAACTTCATTGAAACTTATTTATAATTTCTTTAAACCGTATATTAAAAACCATAAAAAAGAGTTTATTTTTGTGCTTTTGGGAATAGTTGCTTCGGCGGGAGCGACTGTTTTAATTGCACACATAATTCAGCCAATTTTAGACGACATTTTTATCGCAAAAGATAAAGAGATGCTCTACATAATTCCTCCATTTCTAATTCTAATTTATGTTGTAAAAAGTGCGGGGCGATATTTTCAGACTTTTTACACATCTTTTATTGGATTATCGATTGTCGCAGAGTTGCGAAAGGAGATGTTAAAAAAGATTTTGGATTTTGATTTTGAATACATAAATTCGTTGCGGAGTGGGGAACTGCAATCACGATTGAATGGAGATGTTACACGGGTTCGGTATGTTGTTTCGGAAATGATTCCAGAACTTTCACGGGAAATTGTTACCGTTTTTAGTTTGATGGGATATATAATTTATCAAAATCCAGTTCTTGCATTTTACACACTTGTTGTTCTTCCCGCAACTTTTTATCCGCTTTCTGTGTTGGCTAAAAAAATGAAAAAAGTATCATTTAAAATGCAGGAGAAATCCGCGGATCTCTTTTCGCGACTTTCTGAAATTTTGAATAATATTGAAATCATAAAAGCAAATTCGACTGAAAAATATGAACTCGGATATTTTGAAAAAGAGAATAAAGAAGTCTTAAAATTCAATATAAAAGGTGTGAAAGTTCTTCAATTCATTTCGCCGATGATGGAAATTTACAGCTCATTTTCAATGGTGCTTGTGATTGTAATTGGTGGTGAAGCAGTTATTGACGGAGAGATGAGTGTCGGTAGCTTTTTTGCATTTTTGACTGCGGTTGGACTTCTTTTTAATCCGATTAAGAAAATTTCTACACTTTTTAACAAAATGCAAGAGGGAATTTCCGCAACTGAACGAATTAAATCTTTTTTAGAAATTGAGCAGAAAATCAAATCGGGTAGCGATGAGGTCAGCGAAATTCGGCGAATAGAATTCCGTGATGTCTCATTTCATTTTGGCGAAAAAGAGATTCTTTCTAGTGTCTCTTTTTCAGTAAATCGCGGACAAAAAATCGCACTTATCGGAAATAGTGGGGGCGGAAAAAGTTCTATTTTAAATTTAATCCTTCGTTTTTATGAAAGAAGCGGTGGAGATATTTGGTTAAACGGTAAAAATATCGAAAATGTTTCATTCCAATCACTCCGAAATGAGATTTCATTTGTTTCTCAAAAAGTCTACATTTTCAACGACACAGTTGCGAAAAATGTGGCTTACGGTTCTGACCTCATCGACAAAGAACGAGTTGTCAAATCTTTGAAATTTGCGGAAGCGATAGATTTTGTTGAAAAGATGGAAAATGGAATTGAAACAGTTTTATCAGAATTTGGAACAAA
This window encodes:
- a CDS encoding ribosomal protein L28 (PFAM: Ribosomal L28 family~TIGRFAM: ribosomal protein L28) — its product is MARRCDISGKGPMTGNNVSHAQNKTKRRFLPNLRSVKVTLEDGSVKRIKVSAKELRTLKKKGLI
- a CDS encoding endonuclease III (PFAM: HhH-GPD superfamily base excision DNA repair protein~TIGRFAM: endonuclease III) — protein: MLIDFERVEKIKKTLLEKYPHNIAKSELNFQNNFQLIVAVVLSAQCTDKRVNLITPQLFQKFPTPQKMAKADFSEVRSLISSCNLFQNKSKYLINLSNQLLENFSGEVPLNQKDLMSLSGVGQKTANVVLIEGGGANLMAVDTHVFRVSHRLELSSAKTPEKTESDLSELFRTDLGQLHQAFVLFGRYICKAREPDCGNCFFSDLCNFRKNDLIK
- a CDS encoding Flagellar hook-basal body protein FlgG (PFAM: Flagella basal body rod protein; Domain of unknown function (DUF1078)~TIGRFAM: fagellar hook-basal body proteins; flagellar basal-body rod protein FlgG, Gram-negative bacteria) yields the protein MFRALYSAATGMMAQQTQIDTTSNNIANVNTIGYRKLRAEFADLMYQTAEHAGTATSSTTNSPTGIQVGLGVRPTAVTKIHSQGNFQETGNNLDMAITGKGFFQIELPDGTVAYSRNGAFKINQDGQVVNSDGYKLIPEIVLPEDTTDVNIGADGIVSVIQAGATESQQIAQIELANFVNPAGLHGMGDNLMKNTDASGDPIISTPGIDGLGNIRQGFVEMSNVQLVVELTDLITGQRAYEANSKAITTSDEMLQTVNGLKR
- a CDS encoding plasmid maintenance system antidote protein (PFAM: Helix-turn-helix); this encodes MEQKKEVNKEENLVKKTCKELGITQKELAEIFGVTPHTVTNWVRGRMEELHKKALHGLICEKKYKEIRVNLKNIIE
- a CDS encoding K+ transport system, NAD-binding component (PFAM: TrkA-N domain; Ion channel; TrkA-C domain) → MKISKSFLEFLESRGQFKPKEDLFLGQALYYELRHFRLPIIITVLTMLFGSIGYMLIDNFSLMDAIYQTGITFTTVGFGEIAPVSTLGRIFTITLIVVGFATFTLAVGTAINVVTHGQISNIIKVRGMLLQIARIKKHFVLYYVNDYTIEIANNLRKNHIPFVVVDPRSDLDEIARKHKFPYYYQTEPHTELAIKRVNLGMARGIITLSEKEADNIAIIVSIRLFEQEHRKHRPYQIISSSKNPSSADKLKKLGANSVVVPTRITAQRISTMAVSPDLENLLESFLYANETALDMEEVFVPKYSWMVLQRLKEADLKEITNVAVVGLRNKEGKFTAMPKDEILITAESYLLLIGRVNDLKYAKRIVHRIEAPIELKIVEK
- a CDS encoding KilA-N domain-containing protein (PFAM: KilA-N domain), translated to MSPNILTKIFEDKPIYFEKINGEVFLNATKTAKQFPTNKGNSKDLSEWLNSKSTKDYIETYKKSVPEKIGNTLVKTIKGNFADKRVQGTWLHSKLIIFFARWLSTEFAVWCDLTIEEILQTGSYSLQNETSEIENFPLSEMLSETETALKIVDLVEKEKPFKLLLLEKILKEKSPTKILQIDFSKSYFLPTELGILIGVSGAEMNLILEKKGFQFRDEKGVWKPTSSTKEFCLEIGNQFNQIKWKLEVLI
- a CDS encoding ABC-type multidrug transport system, ATPase and permease component (PFAM: ABC transporter transmembrane region; ABC transporter), with protein sequence MLLGIVASAGATVLIAHIIQPILDDIFIAKDKEMLYIIPPFLILIYVVKSAGRYFQTFYTSFIGLSIVAELRKEMLKKILDFDFEYINSLRSGELQSRLNGDVTRVRYVVSEMIPELSREIVTVFSLMGYIIYQNPVLAFYTLVVLPATFYPLSVLAKKMKKVSFKMQEKSADLFSRLSEILNNIEIIKANSTEKYELGYFEKENKEVLKFNIKGVKVLQFISPMMEIYSSFSMVLVIVIGGEAVIDGEMSVGSFFAFLTAVGLLFNPIKKISTLFNKMQEGISATERIKSFLEIEQKIKSGSDEVSEIRRIEFRDVSFHFGEKEILSSVSFSVNRGQKIALIGNSGGGKSSILNLILRFYERSGGDIWLNGKNIENVSFQSLRNEISFVSQKVYIFNDTVAKNVAYGSDLIDKERVVKSLKFAEAIDFVEKMENGIETVLSEFGTNLSGGQRQRIAIARAIYKRSSIMIFDEATSALDNRVEQKILQNLENKFENQIVITVAHRLSTIENSDSIFLFENGKIVASGNDRELLENCQKYRDLKMTKSEN